GGAGGATACATTATACCTTTAATTCTAAAGAGAAGACACTTTCCAAATACTGATTACAGTTAGCCACAGTGACAAATCTCAAACTGTGCTGGATGGATTGGCAGTATATTTTTCACTGACATTTATGCTTTCCAGAAGATGAATTCTACTGACTTAGGGATGCTCTGACTTTTGCTCTAGGTTAACATTTTTGGATTTGAGTAAAATGGCTCAATACGGCTCATATGTCCAGCAGGATCCAACAAGTATACCATTTAGCCAAGTCCACCTTCATGCAATCACACTCTTAATGCCTTCTGCAAAAAAGTGACGTACTATGAGGTGGACAAACTTTTCCAATTTAAGAAAAAGGGACTACAATTTGACAAAAGGAGGACACTGGGGCATTAAAAGGGCTGTCAACTAATGATGACTTCATTTTCATGCTTCccaaaatgcataaaaacagAGAATCCACCAGGAATACCAATAATCAGTGGAAATGAGTCAGTTACAGAACCAGCATCTGAGATTCAGAAGactattttgaaagaaatgctCAAGACATGAGCCAAAGATTTGATTAAAGTGTATATAAACATTAAACTATAGCCACAGCTTACACTAAAGCAAAATGTCTCACCGTGTCTAACActtgacaaaaaacaatagcAACAACAGTGCTCAGACCAAGTGTactttgtgacacacacacacacacccaaacacacacgcgACTATACAGACTTGAGTGTCCATGTGGCTGTTTTTGTCGGACAAAGAACAAAACGTAAACTGAAGGCAAGACTAGCTGAACATGCTTCAAGAACTAGCAACCCCCAGTACCGTCAATATGGCTCTTCAGTACAAAGAAGCTAACCACGAAAGCTGTGATTCTTTAAAGATATACAATATTCTGGTTTAAATAATGAACTTGACTTCTTGCTTATTCTTTGAGTGTCTTGAATGGCCTCTTCCTGTCTTaagctagcctggtcctaccagactttCGGACATTTAATTTGTACAGAGAGGGTGAAAGCACGAAATGAAATTGAGTGGAAGCAGTAGGAGGGCGAAGCCAGGCTATTGTTAAGCATCAGTGTCATGCAAGGAACCGGTGGAATGGACCATTGGAGGAAAATatattctttgttgaggggagggtcaACCATTGTTTTTAGTTCGATGGGTCTGACCCAACAAAAATTGCACCATCCCCCACCCCCATGTTGCACCACACCTGACCTTACCCCCACAATCACAGGTAGGCCTATTGTGAACAACGAGCTATTTAAGCTTTTTGAATGCGTACATATTCACAAAATGGATCAACAAGCTGAGGACAAAAAATTTGGCCCGCTAGCTGGAAGAACAAAAACCTAAGAGTTTCACTCCAGACACTGTCCAGaggaaacattaaagaaaatagattttttttgttgacgtTCCAAAATTATGAGGAGTCCAGAGAGTGTTGGAGGAGTTGCTGGTTGAAGACAAGCCATGTGGTGTCTTTGATATGGATATGGCCTTCAGACTTATTGCGTCATTTTTTTAGGGCTGAGAgacaaacaatcaaaacaaataatagCTCAGGGGCCATACTGAATCCTGAATACGTGTTACCAGTTTCAACATAAAGATGAAAAGGCAAGCAGTGGATTATATTGGACGACGGGTTAGCGTCAATGGAGAACATTTTTCTGCACCCTGTTAAAGACAAGGACCCCTATGCATGTGTTTTGAGGTTTACCTCttttcccaatcattttggagggtcacagaaaaatgtattgctggCAAATGGAAgatcaattttattttgactaaagatCCAAAAACTCCTCCAGTAACCCcttaaagcaaaaaaacaaacagtcacTAAACGAAATGTGCTCCCTTGGCCGGTTTGCCCCTAATGCCTAAATGCAGAGAGACATAGAAAATGttgcatatatatttttctaGTTGTCCTGATAAATGATGGGATAGGTTGCTCTGCCTAAGAGATTTAAATTTTTGGTATGTATCTTTggctctttttcatttttcttacaataaacattacatttctgaTAAGTCATTTTTGAAGGGGTCACAAATAATACAGCCACAATTATACTAGTTTTGATGATATGATTTTTGTACAGAGGAAAGCCTTAATACTATCATTAGTGTAGCATGGAGACTGTACCATTATCCAtcttttcagtgtttctcttgATTCAATGAAAAAGCTGACTACATGGACCAACATATTCTTCttttaaaccatttatttatttttacatttataatcaAGCCACAAAAATACCTTAAAACATAATGACTTATTCTGAAAAAGTTACCccatataaaagaaatacaatgctTTTGTACACTTGTCAAATATCATAATGTAGACTAGTGAGCTACTGGTAAAGCTTCTCTGCTCACCCTGACAGCAACACCACTCCAAAAATatgaagtaagtaagtaagctcAAGACACTTacctctacacctgactgtccctggtctccctgttcctcaGTTCTTTCTGTCTACTTTGCCTGTGACATTAGTATTTCCAGAAGCATCCATTTATAAAGATGTTACCAAACAGCCTTCATATGAGGAGttattgtaggcctacttaCGTGGCGTGTTGGTAATGCTAGCCCTACTGActatgtctgtttttcttttctgtcattttatcttgtcaacaacaacagaaatctTTAACGTCTTTTGTCTAAATATGAGTTAGTTTCATAGGTTCCCTACGCGGTCATATTATAATTATCTTGCATCCTCCACATACATATTAGGTTTCGTCTGGGACAGAGGATATATATTTAACTGCAGCAAACACAAACTGGTCCGCCACTTAACATCATATTGAGCAAAACACATCTGTAGACCTAATATCAGTTCCAACAGATAACGTTAGGCTTATCGCCGTGTTAACGACAGTTGTAGGAACACCTATCCAACAAGCTAGGCAACGTTACGTTATAATACTCTAACATAGAGAACTTTTTTGTCATGACTAATTCCTTAATTACTCAGCATCATTTCTACTTGAGAAAAGAACAACTTAATCCGATGTTAATGTGACTAAACAACAAAAGTTACTACCAGTATGTTCGCTCATTCTCTCCAGCAGCCCCACGGACTTGTGTGTAATGCAGGCAGTGGACCAAACCATTGTGAGGCAAGGGAGGGGGGACTATAGTCTCTAAACTTAAAAAGCATGTTTTGGGGTTGGGattgttttactacttacacAGATATCTTAAACATACAtcattattatgttatgttatttacaatacacatcatgtttttaatgaaatttcTAGGGGACGGGGGACAACCCTTAGATGTATCACTATTCCTGATTATAACCTCTTTAGACCCGCTAGTGTAGCTGTAGACACTTAAACTTGTTtgaatacatgtaaaaataaataaatgttaaatatatgttCTAAAATATATCTGAAATACCTGTGAGAACACTGCAGTATTAGCCTGACAAGCCggacccacatcaagatgttgaccctggctgcaaattacatttgctgccacTAGGGTGCGTCTCAATTTCTTGGCTGCTGCTAAGGTTAAAGGTCCagtgacatggtgctctttggatgcttttatatagacctaagtggtccctCAATACCATATccgaagtctctttcccaaaattcagccttggtggaGAATTAAAGCCACtacagccagtcccacaatgagttttccttagtatgtgccatttctgagtctgtagcttttgaggagaaggggggggggggggggggggggNNNNNNNNNNNNCCTAccagctgccactttgcttgtttgaaagccatgatgtctctctctcatgggtgggccaaattctttgggcaaagcagagaaagtggaggtaaccttgccccttatgacctctgAAGGACCCAGTTCCTTCGGCCCATtggagctttcattttctcaaaggcagagcaggatacccagggctcggtttacacctatcaccatttttagccactgggggaccataggcatgCTGGGGAAACtcacattaatgtttaaaatgtgaaatgttcatgccatgggacctttaggaAAGTTATAGGCTTACTATACTGTACGTGTAAGCCCATATGACCATCAATGTTTTGCACATTAACTAATTATGtaaattcaattatttaattacatcaTCTGAATTTAAACTACTCACAGTTGACTGTTTACAGTGTTGACAAGTGGTATTAGTGGTATATTAGTCCACAAGCCTTTGAACATTATCATCATAAACTGAGGAGCACCCTCCTTGTTTTCTGACAAGTGTGCGCAGATGTCTGTATACACAAAATCACAGCAACTGCAAATACTGGTCTTGTCGCAGCCCTCGCACCCCTATTTTTAACCTCTATGCTAATACAAATCTCAGTGGTCCTGTCCAGGGcttttaaatattcaatgtTGCTTTGATGTTATCATTTTCTTAAGCTCCAAACTGTACAACTTTTACTGTGGATAGTTTCTTTGAAACTGAATTTTCCTTCAGTAATTTGGGTATGCCTGTAAAGTACTACACTTTCATACTAAACCCTCCTTGTCATATAATGTGAAGCACAGGCACATATTTTCCTGAAAAGCCTGAGCATGAGACATTAGAATTGTTGCTAGATTTTCTCTTAACAAAGGGTATCTGACCTGCCGATTCCAGTCCCATTGCAAATCTTTGTTTCTCATTCACATTCATGTTCACACATTGACTTTGAAAGCCTGCAAATGCTACATAAGGCACAGGATTAACCTCCCAATGGTACATTGTGAGAAGAGCTACTTTAAGCTATTACATGAAAAAAACTGAGTGATCAAACAATGACTCCAGTATAAAGAGGGTGTTGGTGCACTGGCACCATCATAAACACTTAGATTTGTTTTGGGTGCAGAAGAATACCATGAAAACGCCTAACAAGGATTATACACATGTATTCTTTTTCTAATAACCCAACCAATGTGAAACATGATCTGTAAAGTAATCTACACATACCTTACCTGAATTGACAGTAATGGGCTGGAGAGTCACTGTACTGTATTGGGCCACGATGTATCGGGCATATTGCTCCTCTTTAAAGTCTATGTAGTAACACCAATGACAAATTACATGCTGCAAGTGTGTGGTAAGTGTTGTTATGTCTACTGTATATCTCATCCTATACTGTTGAGGACACGTTGATTGACAATGATGAATTTCCTCcccaaagagaaaacacaggatATATCATCTGTGTATGCACAAAAGAGAGAAACCTGGCCTCATGTCCCACCGACAGCTTCTTTCATGTTAAATGAGACGCATGCTGTATTAATGGTTGGGATTGTGGTTTCTGTTACGTTTACTGCACAGAACATGTTGTGGTAGCACAGTGGAGTTTATTTACCTACTTATTAGTATTTCTGGATGCTTCTTTGCAATTTCATGTAATACCTATAAACTTTAAATGATTACaattattgtatgtctaaatTGGATCAGAGTCCATTTTTACACAACATTATACCATATTATGTATGTTTTACACATAAATTATGTAATTGATCATCTTAATCTTGATTAAGGATTGACACGAATGAGATATTGATTTAATATTTACAGAGAATCACTCCAAAAACCCAGATGATAAACTGATAAACATTATGATAAGTAAACGTGccatgaaaaaagagaaaaatgtgtttttggttttatgCTGCCCTCTAGCATTGTAAAGAAGAACCACAACAACAGATCGCTCTGAGCACTTTgaacacatacatatttatatatatacataataacatttaataacTTTTTCTGGCATGCACTGCATCCTTACATGTTTTGTGGTCAAGTAATTACTTGTATGCATTCATTAAAGGAAATGTGTAGGCTATGGTGCAGTATTGTGGGCTACTAAGTCATTTATTGTGGGAAAGAGTGAGTCTTTCGTTACCATAAACTGGTTTGCTGCTGTTTGACCTACTATGATTTTATGTGTTGATGTACATCTCCTGTACATCTCtgctggttgtgtttgtgtgagagtgagtgaacAGGACACGGTGCACTCACGTTATTGTCCGAATTTTTTCATAGCAATTAATGTAATTGTATTATGTTCATGAaggaatattaaaataatctcACTGACACGTTTTAAAGGAAGCCGGGAAACAAATTCAGAGATGTACCCCATGTTCAGattgtacacattttaaatcaatctAAGTCTTagtcttttgtattttgcattatAGTGCAGTGCCATTTAGATATAAAACCACAAACTGATTATTGTTGATGAGATTAATATTGTTGTGGTCAGAGCACCCAGAGAACCattagaaaaaatagaaaaagtttCATCCTTTTCCAGTTTGTTCTGTGGGCTGGACAGGGACTCTGTACAAAAGTTCTTAGGCAACACATAACGTTAATACTCCATgcataaaacactttaatttgtaattttaaccTTCATTATAGATGATTACATGATTACTTCTTATATGTTATTATATgatatttaatgaaaagaaccacCACAAAGAAACTAAGGATATCATCAATTAACACCTTGCAAAGTGAATACATGCTGCACATTGGCTACTGTTTTAAAGCAATAACCTTATTCTACTTTTCCCCTTcatacaaataacaaaacacaactCAAGGACAAGGACtttagaaaagaaatacaatctAAAAGCAAAGATATGTTGAGTCATTTTACAACATAGATCACCATTGATCCGCCTAGACCAGAGTTTTGGCTGTCAGCAAACTGACTAGCAGGGTCATCAGTGAGGTCAAATGACCTGTAGCCCTGCTCGGTGTCACTGTTCTtcctgaaagagaaaaaaaggtgtttaaatcaaatgtattcatTGAGTTTTGTGTTATAAATTCATCAAGTACAAGTAAAAATTGTATGAGAAGATAAGTTACCTCTCATGTGTGGCCCCAGGGTTAGTGGTCCTAGTGAGATGTCTATAGTAGCATGGTAGGATACGTCCCTCTTAACACGCCTGGGGTAACCTGGGTAGCAGTGCTGCAGGAAACGACATTAGGGGTATCTTTTTATGTACCTGCATTGATCAtttatccaaacacacacacacaaacatggtaGTAGGCTACTTACAGCTGTGCAGTTGTTGTTTCTTAAAAGACAAAGGTGGACCTGGCAGTGCAGGTAGATGGATGAAAAGTTTGAAAAGGTGAACATCTTGAAGGAGAATTGGGACACAGTGGAGATGCCATTCTGAACCATCTCTACTGTTCCATCTGCTGGGTTAGGACACCTGGAAGATGGAGAAGATGGTAAAAGTTACAATGTTACCAGGgtacaaaaaagtaaacagaGTTAAGTTCAGTGTGCTAAGACAAGACGAAGATGCGATAGCTCTCTTTACTCTGCATTTATGAGATCCCAGTGGACAGGGTAGTTGGCAAGGTTGACAGGCGTTGCCCAACAAGAGTCCACAACGGTGGAGATCTGCCTTTGGTCGACTCCTTCTGTCCGCACCTCCACATACAACCTCTGGTCGATTTCTATTTCTACGTTCCTGGTACTGGTTAGGGGGAAGCGGAAGCCAGCGTCTTGGTAGGGGATCATTCTCATATGATACTGTCCGTGGCCCACTGGAAGATTCTTCCTCACAATgctacagaaaaaacaacacaatctcACTACACTTGAGAAGGGACAATTCACAGGCAGGTGAAAGTCTTGCTTGCAACCTTTGTCATActcacatttacagaaaagagACAGACTCTCATGAATGTACTCTTACTTTAGTTTGTATTGTTGGCTTAAACAGCAGTAGGCAAGCAGTAGgcaaatacacaacattttcaaaaaccaaGGGCGCCTATCTTCAAtctttgtcattgtcattaCCACTGTCATCAGAGAGTAGCACTGCCGCCTCACTCAGTGCAGATATAGCAGTGTTTAATATAATGTTATTGAAATACGTAAATACTGAAACCCTATCATTACATACACCATGATGTATCACTATGGACAGATGTTCACTATAAAAAGGTCagtgttcattttatttagtaAGCAACATGTGGGGTGATGGTGTTTTCACCTCTCTATTGGATTGATGCCCACAGCCATGGACAGGGCCTGGGTCAGAGGGTATTCACAGAAGAAACGCAGATGAATGCTTCTCTGGCGGCTGATTGGACCTTCATGAGGGTCCACGTTGCCCTGGATGGCGTTCTCATAGATGAAATGTGTTCCATTGCTCTTATgaagaaaattataaaatggTTTGAGTTGTTTGTATGTCTTCAAGTGTTCATATTATCcttttacaaagtgaaaatcccaaagtcccccccaaagGCCCTTACCatatccaacagaaaacactgtgcACAAACTGCTTCAAactgctctattgtagtccagcttttacttctgtgacgaacgtgcgtcactttgtaacacatgttataatgctcgcctagctgctagcgtggcataccgtcatactctgcttctgactgtgTAGTAATCCTTACCTAGCTACCGCGCGTGTGCAACTCCCAAAAGAAGATACAGGCATAGAAGTGAGATGActcactctgtaactaaaacagaaagctcaacacacagggggataAGAGGTgctgtacaacaaaaaaaaattgtgttttttaaaaattaaacccTGTAAATATGATAtgacctctaaatacaattatgaacctgaaaatgagcataatatgagaaCTTTAAGGAGACCATTCACATCTCAAATCATCTTCAGTCTGTGTTGATAACATTAGAGTTTATGGACTGTACCCTAAGCGTTGTCCCACACAGCTGATCATCGTTGTTGAAGTTGAACACCAGTTGTCCATTCTGAAGAGTCCCATTGCAGAAGTTATCTTTTAGATGGAGGGCGTTGGAGTGGAACCCAGCTTCAAACAGCTGGCAGCGTGACACGGACATGGTGCCTGAACTACTGACACAAGTGATGGACGAGTCTAtgaaagagagatagaaaaaatatttgatataaAGATTTTGTATAGAATCTCATGGTTAAATTGTACTAATCAATATATTTAGATTAATGGCTTAAATGACAGCTGTAATTGAACAGGGTTTTCTCCTAGTGACATACCAACAAAGAAGAGAGTTTTGACTCTCACAGATATTGTACCAAATGAGTTTATATTTGATTGCCAGTTTTAACATATTGTCtgaaaaatcatgttttgtttgttattttctcaTGGTGGATGGTTCACATTACTTCAAAACCCATGAACCTTGGCCTCCATAGCAATGTCTACTAATCATCTATCATGCACCACTTGAGTGATCCAAAAAACCAAGCAGCGTTTTAAGAGCTGCCCTCACCGTAGCTCTCATTGTTGCGCCGATGGTAGTGCTCATCACAGAAGCAACCGTACACACCATCCTTCTTACCACACCACTCATACTCTGTGCAGTTCAGCTGTTCACAGGGGTCTGAACCAGCTATGGACATAGTGGGGAAAGAATGAGACAAGGGGtcataaaactgtaaaaaataaaataaaaaagacacatacTTCTTTTCTCAAGCAAGGACAAACGGAAAGCTCTGTTCTATTACATTAAATTGAACTTAAACGCTTTTATACAAAGCCTTTTCCAACAAGTCCATTTAACCACAAAAGTACAAATGTGGAACAACAAGAATCCCAACAAAGAAAAGAGCATTAGCTTCAAAAAAGCCTTTGCAAAACTGCAAAGGGCCACATGCAAGTGCAACATAAGGATTTTTGGTCTCATTCATTACACTGGATGTCTATTAAGCCCGGCGCAAACATACCACATTGCAAAGCAGAGCGCCATTCCGGGATGTTTAACCCCACAACAGAGCAGGTTTTCTCATAGGCTGAGACTGCAGAGCACAGCATGTCATTGGCTGGAGTGTAGAGGCAGAGATCGTAGACACAGGAACTGAAAAATGGCTGTGGGTCAGACTGCAGGTGACAGGTTCTGAATGGGCCGCTACTGTTTGTGATGACACTACAGAGCTGAGAGTATTCTTCTATGAAGGGACAGTTGTTCAATCCTTCACCACTCCTTTCATCGGTGGATCCACACCTAAATAAATCACGATACATTTAACGCTTGGGCTGACTTTTGCAACACACTTTTCTGTAATGTGTACTCTTTCTTAAAGTAGTACAATAGTCTCAACTGATGATAATGTACTTGTGTACTCACCCTGGTTGGCTTGTGGATGACTTCCAGCTGTGTCCAAAGTGATTGTCGTTTTGTGCCAATGTGCCATTGGGCAAGACTTTGTCATCTGCAGGATTACTGTTGAAGTTTCCACACATCCCAGTGACTCGGTTTTGACGGTGTTGGGCTATTCTGACCAGTAAAGTACTCTGCCCGTCGAACTGGACTATCAAGTCAATGGCATTGACCACTATGTAGCTTCCCTGCCTTACCACCTGAGCTAATGTTCCTACAGTGTCGGGAAGAGACACTTCACTTCCATTTACCTGGAGGGATGAGAGATGTATGAGAGACAGACTGACAAGAAGTAATGAGGCACTACCAATGTTTTCACCAGACACATATGGAAAGTTGTTCATCCAAAAAGTGTTTACCTTTACTATTTGGTTGGGTCCAATCCTGACATGCACTCTCTTTGCTTGTTTTGAGANNNNNNNNNNNNNNNNNNNNNNNNNNNNNNNNNNNNNNNNNNNNNNNNNNNNNNNNNNNNNNNNNNNNNNNNNNNNNNNNNNNNNNNNNNNNNNNNNNNNGGgggacaaaaaagtaaacagaGTTAACTTCAGTGTGCTAAGACAAGATGAAGATGCAATAACTCTCTTTACTCTGCACTTATGAGATCCCAGTGCACAGGGTAGTTGGCAAGGTTGACAGGCGTTGCCCAACAAGAGTCCACAACGGTGGAGATCTGCCTTTGGTCGACTCCTTCTGTCCGCAACTCCACATACAACCTCTGGTCGATTTCTATTTCTAT
This sequence is a window from Etheostoma cragini isolate CJK2018 chromosome 21, CSU_Ecrag_1.0, whole genome shotgun sequence. Protein-coding genes within it:
- the LOC117937284 gene encoding alpha-tectorin-like, whose product is MYDGQYTVSISVPSSYRGKTCGLCGNFNGNPNDDFRTLSGIVVTTPQEFGTAWKVAGNYTCSEGCGSSCPQCTNELPARAQCEVIRAADGPLSFCHEHVDPAPYFNNCVFDVCVAGNQGQDLQCRAMETYVSACQSANVRIYPWRQNTCRLDCPANSHYELCGTGCGHTCASSINATCEQVCSEGCFCDEGFLMSGTRCVPVESCGCQYDGFYYSAGESFWTEGCSQRCECYAPNDLRCSAVSCTSAQECTIRNGRRGCFDAMSSPCTVWGDPHYITFDGALAHFQGTCSYIVTESVSHGTNETQFQVVATNNHRGNNHVSFVSAVDIYLSKQAKRVHVRIGPNQIVKVNGSEVSLPDTVGTLAQVVRQGSYIVVNAIDLIVQFDGQSTLLVRIAQHRQNRVTGMCGNFNSNPADDKVLPNGTLAQNDNHFGHSWKSSTSQPGCGSTDERSGEGLNNCPFIEEYSQLCSVITNSSGPFRTCHLQSDPQPFFSSCVYDLCLYTPANDMLCSAVSAYEKTCSVVGLNIPEWRSALQCAGSDPCEQLNCTEYEWCGKKDGVYGCFCDEHYHRRNNESYDSSITCVSSSGTMSVSRCQLFEAGFHSNALHLKDNFCNGTLQNGQLVFNFNNDDQLCGTTLRSNGTHFIYENAIQGNVDPHEGPISRQRSIHLRFFCEYPLTQALSMAVGINPIESIVRKNLPVGHGQYHMRMIPYQDAGFRFPLTSTRNVEIEIDQRLYVEVRTEGVDQRQISTVVDSCWATPVNLANYPVHWDLINAECPNPADGTVEMVQNGISTVSQFSFKMFTFSNFSSIYLHCQVHLCLLRNNNCTAHCYPGYPRRVKRDVSYHATIDISLGPLTLGPHMRGRTVTPSRATGHLTSLMTLLVSLLTAKTLV